The following proteins come from a genomic window of Maribacter sp. HTCC2170:
- the mltG gene encoding endolytic transglycosylase MltG: MYIKKILLLIVLVGLIIGGVFAYNVYDAIFAPNTKFNNPEAHVYIKSDASIADVSKMLEPLLNNTQSFMKVAERKGYVSNIKGGKYVITKGMNNNDIVNSLRSNNIPVKVSFNNQETLASLAGRISAQIEPDSLTLLSLFNEDDFFKSNGFNDDTKIAMFLPNSYEFFWNTSAEKFRERMLKEYNRFWNDERKSKAKAQGLTPNEVVALSSIVHKETAKIDERPRVAGLYLNRLKKGMKLQADPTVIFALKKHSGNFDLVIKRVLYKDLELDSPYNTYKYRGVPPGPITMPDISAINAVLNPEKHDYIYMVANVENFGYHKFAKSGAQHNRNKAQYIRWINSQNINR; encoded by the coding sequence ATGTACATTAAGAAAATATTACTATTAATTGTTTTGGTTGGATTGATTATAGGTGGAGTTTTCGCCTATAATGTGTATGATGCCATTTTTGCCCCGAATACAAAGTTCAATAACCCAGAAGCCCATGTGTATATTAAGTCGGATGCTTCAATAGCCGATGTTTCCAAAATGTTGGAACCGCTGTTGAACAATACTCAGTCTTTTATGAAGGTTGCGGAAAGGAAGGGATATGTCTCCAATATAAAAGGCGGGAAGTATGTTATAACAAAAGGAATGAACAATAATGATATTGTTAATTCGCTTAGAAGTAATAACATACCCGTAAAAGTATCTTTCAATAACCAAGAAACCCTAGCTAGTTTAGCCGGTAGGATTTCAGCTCAAATTGAACCTGATAGTTTAACACTCTTGTCTTTGTTTAATGAAGATGATTTTTTTAAGTCGAACGGGTTCAATGATGATACTAAAATAGCAATGTTTCTTCCCAATAGTTATGAATTTTTCTGGAACACCTCAGCTGAAAAATTCAGAGAGCGAATGCTAAAAGAATACAATCGTTTTTGGAATGATGAACGCAAATCCAAGGCTAAAGCCCAAGGCCTTACCCCAAATGAAGTGGTTGCACTGTCTTCAATAGTTCATAAAGAAACGGCAAAAATTGATGAAAGACCTAGAGTAGCGGGTCTCTATTTAAACAGGTTGAAGAAAGGCATGAAGCTTCAGGCGGACCCAACAGTTATTTTTGCGCTTAAAAAGCATTCAGGTAATTTTGATCTTGTCATTAAGCGGGTGCTCTATAAGGATTTGGAGCTGGACTCACCCTATAATACTTATAAATACAGGGGTGTGCCTCCAGGTCCAATAACGATGCCCGATATTTCGGCGATTAACGCTGTATTGAATCCCGAAAAACATGATTATATATATATGGTAGCTAATGTGGAAAACTTTGGATATCATAAATTTGCAAAATCAGGAGCGCAACACAACCGCAATAAGGCGCAATACATCCGATGGATAAATAGTCAAAATATCAATAGGTAG
- a CDS encoding EamA family transporter, producing the protein MLDLALSVCCSSLIFVIFKLFDVYKIETFYAIISNYVVACIVGLFFYSGEINPIEISSKPWFLGTLLLGFLFIIVFNLMARTSQTVGVSVASVATKMSLVIPVIFGVLVYKEELGLIKIIGILLALAAVYFASIKESKISIRKSALLLPILVFLGSGIIDTSIKYVQESHISENEFPLFSATVFGAAAFVGICFILVKSFKTSLKINLKNVLGGIALGVPNYFSVYYLLRALQNPSLTSSSIFTINNVAVVMLSTLLGILLFKEQISLKNWGGIVLAVISIILVAIF; encoded by the coding sequence ATGCTAGACCTGGCCTTAAGTGTATGCTGTTCAAGTTTGATCTTTGTTATTTTCAAACTTTTTGATGTGTATAAAATTGAAACATTCTATGCCATCATCTCAAACTACGTTGTTGCCTGTATTGTTGGCTTATTCTTTTATTCAGGAGAAATCAACCCAATTGAAATTTCTTCGAAGCCATGGTTTTTAGGTACTTTACTTTTAGGTTTTCTCTTTATAATAGTATTTAACTTAATGGCGAGAACATCACAAACTGTTGGGGTTTCAGTGGCCTCTGTAGCTACTAAAATGTCATTGGTCATCCCTGTTATTTTTGGGGTTTTGGTATATAAAGAAGAACTCGGACTAATTAAAATAATTGGAATACTGCTTGCTTTGGCCGCAGTCTATTTTGCTTCAATCAAGGAAAGCAAAATTTCTATCAGAAAGTCCGCCTTGTTGTTGCCTATTTTGGTATTCCTTGGCTCAGGTATTATAGATACCAGTATTAAATATGTTCAGGAATCGCATATAAGTGAAAACGAATTTCCACTTTTTTCGGCCACAGTATTTGGTGCAGCGGCTTTTGTTGGGATTTGCTTCATATTAGTAAAAAGTTTCAAAACCTCGCTAAAAATAAATCTTAAAAATGTTTTAGGAGGAATTGCCCTTGGTGTCCCCAATTATTTCTCTGTTTACTATTTGTTACGAGCATTACAAAATCCGTCTTTGACTAGCTCTTCTATATTCACCATTAACAATGTTGCTGTTGTGATGTTGTCAACGTTGTTAGGTATTCTTCTATTCAAGGAGCAAATCAGTCTTAAGAACTGGGGCGGTATTGTGCTGGCAGTTATAAGTATAATTTTGGTTGCAATATTCTAA
- a CDS encoding IMPACT family protein: MAEQDKYKTLKKPSPEILFKEKKSKFFGYAFPINNEDEIKPIIENLRKKHHAANHVCYAWQLGTSEIRYRANDDGEPNNSAGMPIYGQIQSFDITNILVAVVRIFGGTKLGVGGLISAYRTGAQMALEESNIIEKTINAHIEIKFGYANMNNVMRIIKQNQLKIISQNLEMDCSITISTPKSTGQQILESFNVFKDIRAIEKKD, from the coding sequence ATGGCTGAACAGGATAAATACAAAACGCTGAAAAAACCATCTCCCGAAATTTTGTTCAAGGAAAAGAAAAGTAAATTTTTCGGTTATGCCTTTCCAATTAACAATGAAGATGAAATTAAACCTATAATTGAAAACCTGAGGAAAAAACACCATGCAGCCAACCACGTATGCTATGCGTGGCAATTAGGAACTTCAGAAATACGATATAGGGCCAATGATGATGGTGAACCCAACAATTCAGCCGGAATGCCTATTTATGGACAGATTCAATCATTCGATATAACGAACATCCTTGTAGCTGTCGTAAGAATATTTGGAGGAACCAAACTGGGTGTTGGAGGACTAATAAGCGCTTACAGAACTGGGGCGCAAATGGCACTGGAAGAATCCAATATTATTGAAAAAACAATTAATGCCCATATTGAAATCAAGTTTGGTTATGCCAATATGAATAATGTTATGCGCATCATTAAACAAAATCAACTGAAAATCATCTCTCAGAACCTAGAGATGGATTGTAGTATTACAATAAGTACCCCTAAAAGTACGGGGCAGCAGATTTTAGAAAGTTTTAATGTTTTTAAGGATATTAGAGCCATTGAGAAAAAGGACTAA
- a CDS encoding GNAT family N-acetyltransferase: MVNLKGEHIQLRAIEPKDLDFLYELENNPAIWEISGTTKPYAKHVLKEYLDNAHRDIFEVKQLRLCICKEDKVIGLIDLFDFDPKNKRAGVGIVVMEKENRDLGHGSEALELLSKYTSSILGLRQLYANVMENNKRSLHLFKKLGYEEIGVKKDWIFSNGEYKNEILLQKLFR; the protein is encoded by the coding sequence TTGGTAAATTTAAAGGGAGAACATATACAGCTTCGAGCAATAGAACCAAAAGATTTGGATTTTCTGTATGAATTGGAAAATAACCCAGCTATTTGGGAAATAAGCGGCACCACCAAACCATATGCCAAGCACGTATTAAAAGAATATTTGGACAATGCCCATAGAGACATCTTTGAGGTAAAACAATTGCGTTTGTGCATATGTAAAGAGGATAAGGTGATTGGCTTGATTGATTTATTTGATTTTGACCCCAAGAATAAAAGGGCTGGAGTAGGAATAGTTGTGATGGAAAAAGAGAATCGGGACCTCGGTCATGGTTCGGAGGCCTTGGAATTATTGAGCAAATACACGTCATCAATTTTGGGGTTGAGACAACTTTATGCCAATGTGATGGAGAATAACAAACGAAGCTTGCATTTGTTCAAGAAATTAGGCTATGAGGAGATTGGTGTGAAGAAAGATTGGATTTTTTCCAATGGAGAATATAAGAATGAGATTTTATTACAAAAGCTATTTAGATAA
- a CDS encoding acyl-CoA thioesterase has translation MDFNEISFRVRYGETDQMGVVYHGNYPQYLEMGRVEWLRVLGISYKSMEENGIILPVISITINYKKSALYDDLITLRTILRKKPMVRIEFDYEIYNENGDLLAEANTVLAFMDAKKNRPVKCPDYLLEKLNI, from the coding sequence ATGGATTTTAATGAAATTTCTTTTCGGGTGAGATATGGCGAAACCGACCAAATGGGTGTAGTCTATCATGGGAATTATCCACAATACCTAGAGATGGGCAGGGTGGAGTGGCTTAGGGTGTTGGGAATCTCTTATAAATCTATGGAGGAGAATGGAATTATTTTACCGGTGATTTCAATAACCATAAATTACAAGAAATCAGCGCTTTATGATGACTTGATTACGCTGCGCACGATTTTAAGAAAAAAACCTATGGTCAGGATTGAATTTGACTATGAGATTTACAATGAAAATGGAGATTTGTTGGCAGAAGCAAATACGGTACTTGCCTTTATGGATGCCAAGAAAAACCGACCAGTTAAATGTCCGGACTACCTTTTAGAGAAACTGAATATTTAG
- a CDS encoding low molecular weight protein-tyrosine-phosphatase: MATKVLMVCLGNICRSPLAEGILQSKVDSDVVIVDSAGTGGYHIGSQPDSRSISVGLKYKIDIRNQRCRKFIPNDFEDFDLIYVMDKSNYANVIAQANHNHEIVKVRLLLNELGPGDKEVPDPYYDDDGFEHVFNLIDEACEVIANNLNSN, encoded by the coding sequence ATGGCAACTAAGGTTTTAATGGTATGCCTTGGAAACATCTGTAGGTCACCATTGGCCGAAGGTATTCTTCAAAGTAAAGTTGACAGTGATGTTGTAATCGTAGATTCGGCAGGAACCGGTGGTTATCATATTGGTAGTCAACCTGATAGTCGAAGTATTTCAGTCGGACTTAAATACAAAATTGATATTCGCAATCAGCGGTGTAGAAAATTTATCCCAAATGATTTTGAGGATTTTGACTTAATCTACGTGATGGATAAGAGCAACTATGCAAATGTTATAGCACAAGCAAACCATAATCACGAAATTGTGAAAGTTCGATTATTGTTGAATGAATTAGGGCCGGGTGACAAGGAAGTTCCAGACCCCTATTACGATGACGATGGGTTTGAACATGTGTTCAACCTTATTGATGAGGCATGCGAAGTTATTGCCAATAATCTCAATTCTAATTAA
- a CDS encoding SAM-dependent methyltransferase, translating to MQDKGKVKGKLFLIPSTLGDNEPLEVLPISIKRTIEQIDHYIVENEKTARRFIKKISPRKSQPGLQIEVLNKYTEPTELPNFLDPCLKGIDVGILSEAGCPGIADPGAEVVKIAHQKNIQVVPLVGPSSLLLALMSSGMNGQNFAFNGYLPIESNDRKKTIKSLEKRSRDLKQSQMFIETPYRNEKLFQELLKSLSGHTMLCIACDITLPTEFIATKSIADWKNTSLDLNKRPAIFILQA from the coding sequence ATGCAAGACAAAGGCAAGGTCAAAGGAAAACTATTTTTAATACCCAGCACACTTGGGGACAATGAACCTTTGGAAGTCTTACCAATTTCTATTAAAAGGACAATAGAACAAATTGATCATTATATTGTTGAGAATGAAAAAACCGCAAGACGGTTCATAAAAAAAATAAGTCCCAGAAAATCGCAACCTGGATTACAGATTGAAGTATTGAACAAATATACTGAGCCCACCGAGCTTCCTAATTTTCTAGACCCCTGTTTAAAAGGTATAGATGTTGGTATATTATCTGAGGCGGGTTGCCCGGGTATTGCTGACCCTGGCGCTGAGGTGGTGAAAATAGCACATCAAAAAAACATACAGGTTGTGCCTCTTGTTGGCCCCTCTTCTTTACTCTTGGCATTGATGTCAAGTGGCATGAATGGCCAAAACTTCGCTTTTAATGGGTACCTGCCCATTGAATCTAACGACAGAAAAAAAACAATTAAATCACTGGAAAAGAGATCAAGAGACTTGAAGCAATCCCAAATGTTCATTGAAACACCTTATCGCAATGAGAAATTATTTCAGGAACTTCTAAAGTCTTTATCAGGTCATACTATGCTCTGTATAGCTTGTGACATTACCTTACCAACTGAATTTATTGCCACCAAAAGTATTGCAGACTGGAAAAACACTAGTTTGGATTTGAATAAAAGGCCTGCCATTTTTATTTTACAAGCATAA
- the dnaA gene encoding chromosomal replication initiator protein DnaA, whose translation MSVTANSVWNNCLAFIKDNIQPQAFKTWFEPIKPVKLSENALSIQVPSKFFYEWLEEHYVKLLKVALTKELGETAKLVYIIRMENTYGNREPFTEKIPSSNRGNMGPQEMDVPIKSKNPELRNPFVIPGIRNIKIESQLNPNYNFDNFLEGDSNRLARSAGMAVANKPGGTSFNPLLIFGGVGLGKTHLAHAIGVEIKDKYPERTVLYISAEKFTQQYIESVKKNTRNDFIHFYQLIDVLIIDDVQFLSGKSGTQDVFFHIFNHLHQNGKQVILTSDKAPVDMQDIEQRLLSRFKWGLSAELQNPDYETRISILKNKLYRDGVEMPNDIVDYVAKHIKTNIRELEGAIISLIAQSSFNKKEVTIELAQQVVEKFVKNTKREVSIDYIQKVVSDYFEMDVATLQSKTRKRHIVQARQLAMFFAKKFTKASLASIGSQIGKRDHATVLHACKTVDNLAETDKQFRKYIEDLTKKLT comes from the coding sequence ATGAGTGTAACTGCAAATTCCGTTTGGAACAATTGTCTGGCTTTTATCAAAGATAATATCCAACCGCAGGCATTCAAAACATGGTTTGAGCCTATCAAACCTGTTAAGCTGTCAGAGAATGCCTTGAGCATTCAAGTCCCGAGTAAATTTTTCTACGAATGGCTCGAGGAACATTATGTGAAATTATTAAAAGTTGCACTCACCAAGGAATTGGGCGAAACTGCCAAATTGGTGTATATCATCCGTATGGAAAACACTTATGGCAACCGTGAACCTTTCACAGAAAAAATACCAAGCTCAAATAGAGGCAATATGGGCCCACAAGAAATGGATGTCCCCATTAAATCTAAAAACCCTGAATTACGCAACCCGTTTGTAATTCCTGGTATTCGAAATATAAAAATAGAGTCTCAGTTAAATCCCAATTACAATTTTGATAATTTCCTTGAAGGAGATTCAAACAGATTGGCACGCTCTGCAGGTATGGCAGTGGCCAATAAACCGGGAGGCACCTCTTTTAATCCGTTATTGATATTTGGTGGTGTTGGTTTAGGAAAAACGCATTTGGCACATGCCATTGGCGTCGAAATCAAGGATAAGTATCCAGAACGCACAGTCCTTTATATTTCTGCTGAGAAATTTACCCAACAATATATTGAGTCTGTAAAGAAGAACACGAGAAACGATTTTATTCACTTCTATCAATTGATAGATGTATTGATTATTGACGACGTACAATTTCTTTCTGGCAAATCCGGGACTCAGGACGTATTCTTCCATATCTTCAATCATCTGCACCAAAACGGCAAGCAAGTAATACTTACTTCTGACAAGGCTCCGGTTGATATGCAGGATATCGAGCAACGTTTACTATCAAGGTTCAAATGGGGATTGTCCGCTGAATTGCAGAACCCCGATTACGAAACTCGCATTTCAATTCTTAAGAACAAGTTATATCGCGATGGTGTTGAAATGCCAAATGATATTGTTGATTATGTTGCAAAGCATATAAAAACAAATATTCGTGAGCTTGAAGGTGCCATTATCTCTCTTATTGCACAGTCTTCTTTCAATAAAAAAGAGGTGACCATTGAATTGGCGCAGCAGGTGGTTGAGAAATTCGTAAAGAATACCAAACGCGAAGTATCTATTGACTATATTCAAAAAGTGGTTTCTGATTACTTTGAAATGGATGTAGCCACCTTACAATCCAAAACAAGAAAGAGGCACATTGTCCAAGCAAGACAATTGGCAATGTTCTTTGCAAAAAAGTTCACCAAAGCTTCTTTGGCAAGTATTGGTTCACAGATTGGAAAAAGGGATCATGCCACTGTGCTGCATGCATGTAAGACAGTTGATAACCTCGCAGAAACTGACAAGCAGTTCCGTAAGTATATCGAAGATTTAACAAAGAAACTTACCTAA
- the ribD gene encoding bifunctional diaminohydroxyphosphoribosylaminopyrimidine deaminase/5-amino-6-(5-phosphoribosylamino)uracil reductase RibD has translation MSLDHLYMQRALLLAKNGLGTTAPNPMVGAVLVCNEKIIAEGYTSPYGGAHAEVNAINSVEDKSILANSTLYVTLEPCSHHGKTPPCADLIIKHNIPRVVIGTLDSHEKVAGKGKRMLEESGCKVTLGVLENACKEHHKRFLTFHQRKRPYIILKWAQTSDGFIAPDKNKRKAKAEPYWITNSYSRQIVHKWRSEEQAILVGTKTVLDDNPKLNTRSWAGTSPIRIVMDKKLNIGSNHHVLDVSSPTIVITQNTDEDKRAANIAYEVIDFSKNQTTQICQVLYKRNIISVLIEGGAKTLQTFIDENLWDEARVFTGKNNFKKGLKAPRMNKEAFKSITIESDILNIYSND, from the coding sequence ATGTCTTTAGACCATTTATATATGCAACGGGCCTTACTGCTGGCTAAAAACGGATTAGGAACTACTGCTCCCAACCCAATGGTTGGAGCTGTACTTGTCTGTAATGAAAAGATAATTGCCGAAGGGTACACAAGCCCATATGGTGGAGCACATGCAGAGGTGAATGCCATAAATTCGGTTGAAGATAAGTCGATTCTTGCCAACTCAACTCTATATGTAACATTAGAGCCTTGTTCACACCATGGGAAAACTCCTCCTTGCGCAGATTTAATAATAAAGCACAACATTCCCAGAGTTGTTATTGGAACTTTGGACTCACATGAAAAAGTGGCTGGAAAGGGAAAAAGAATGCTAGAAGAATCAGGTTGCAAAGTAACCTTGGGGGTTTTAGAAAATGCATGTAAAGAGCATCATAAAAGATTTTTGACTTTTCACCAAAGAAAACGTCCGTATATCATTTTGAAATGGGCACAAACAAGTGATGGTTTCATTGCCCCTGATAAAAACAAAAGAAAGGCAAAAGCAGAACCTTACTGGATAACGAATTCATATTCCCGCCAGATAGTGCATAAATGGCGCAGCGAGGAACAAGCAATATTGGTCGGAACCAAAACGGTATTGGATGATAATCCAAAATTAAATACGCGTTCATGGGCCGGAACATCACCAATTCGTATTGTGATGGACAAAAAACTTAACATAGGTTCAAATCACCATGTGTTAGATGTAAGCTCACCTACTATTGTAATAACCCAAAACACCGATGAAGATAAACGGGCAGCCAATATTGCATATGAGGTAATTGATTTTTCAAAAAACCAAACTACTCAGATATGCCAGGTACTGTACAAAAGAAATATAATCAGTGTTTTGATTGAAGGTGGCGCAAAAACACTTCAAACATTCATTGATGAAAATTTATGGGATGAGGCAAGGGTTTTTACAGGTAAAAACAACTTCAAAAAAGGACTTAAAGCTCCAAGAATGAACAAAGAAGCTTTCAAAAGTATAACGATTGAATCGGATATTTTAAATATTTACAGTAATGATTGA
- a CDS encoding HAD-IA family hydrolase yields the protein MIENIIFDFGDIFINLDKEIVFREMQNQGVPTLNPEILSLSLAFEVGEISPQTFVGGLKSSFPKATSEQIITIWNGMLLDFPDYRLDFLEKLAKENKYRLFLLSNTNALHIPEVVNIMGDSNYNRFKNSFEQFYLSHEIHLRKPNADIFEFVLSENNLNASETLFIDDTLENTEAADKLGINTWNLIVGKEDIIDLKTKL from the coding sequence ATGATTGAAAACATCATTTTTGACTTTGGGGATATCTTCATTAATCTAGACAAGGAGATTGTTTTTCGTGAAATGCAAAATCAAGGTGTCCCGACTTTAAACCCCGAAATATTGAGTCTTAGTTTGGCATTTGAAGTTGGGGAAATTTCTCCACAGACTTTTGTAGGTGGACTTAAATCGTCGTTTCCCAAAGCAACTTCCGAACAAATCATTACCATATGGAATGGTATGTTGTTGGATTTTCCTGATTACAGATTGGATTTTTTAGAAAAGCTTGCTAAAGAAAATAAATACCGTTTATTTTTATTGAGTAACACCAATGCACTTCACATTCCCGAAGTTGTAAATATTATGGGTGATTCTAATTACAATCGATTTAAAAACAGTTTTGAACAATTCTATCTTTCACATGAGATACATTTAAGAAAACCCAATGCTGACATTTTTGAATTTGTACTTTCGGAAAATAATCTAAATGCTTCTGAAACACTATTTATAGACGATACTCTTGAAAATACTGAAGCCGCCGATAAATTAGGGATCAATACCTGGAACTTGATTGTAGGGAAAGAAGATATCATCGACTTAAAAACCAAATTATAA
- a CDS encoding S1C family serine protease yields MKKIGSSLLIALFAGAVTLGAYKLFFEKTNYAIVTDDNSTSILNTSLLPSSAKGSGINEVDFTSAAETTVNAVVHVKNVTLSKGPTSLMELFQYGSGGSQKAQVGTGSGVIISSDGHIVTNNHVINGASQLQVTLNNNKTYDAELIGTDPNSDIALLKIDAKKKLPYLAFGDSDNVKIGEWVLAVGNPFNLTSTVTAGIVSAKARALMRSDQSFIQTDAAVNPGNSGGALVNTNGDLIGINTAISSRTGSYVGYSFAVPSNIAKKVIDDIIEYGNVQKGYIGINPPRMNSPYAIENGLNEIEGVYIAKVQEDSGADDAELLEGDIIKQVDEIKVQRFADLTGYVSTKRPGDSVALSIDRDGELIDISVMLKSRQTLHVPEMGLEIKNLNAEDKKTFKTKKGVKIVGVPELYRDYGLNGKVIIAVDGEEVEDIQDAKTLFGGISKYGKTSITMLNQKGERERIIFQ; encoded by the coding sequence ATGAAGAAAATAGGAAGTTCATTGCTAATCGCCCTTTTTGCAGGGGCTGTTACTTTAGGTGCCTATAAACTATTTTTTGAAAAAACGAATTATGCCATTGTCACTGATGACAATTCCACTTCTATACTCAATACCAGTTTATTACCGTCATCGGCAAAGGGTTCTGGAATAAACGAAGTAGATTTCACATCTGCCGCAGAGACCACAGTCAATGCCGTTGTACACGTAAAAAATGTAACTCTAAGTAAAGGCCCAACCAGCCTTATGGAATTGTTTCAATATGGGTCTGGTGGTAGTCAAAAAGCCCAAGTAGGAACTGGTTCTGGAGTTATTATCTCATCTGACGGACATATTGTTACAAACAATCATGTAATAAATGGTGCCAGCCAACTGCAGGTCACTCTCAATAATAATAAAACCTATGATGCCGAGTTGATTGGGACTGATCCAAATTCTGATATAGCCTTATTGAAAATTGATGCCAAAAAAAAACTGCCTTATTTGGCTTTTGGTGATTCTGATAATGTAAAAATTGGAGAATGGGTACTTGCGGTTGGAAACCCTTTTAATTTGACATCAACTGTAACGGCAGGAATAGTAAGTGCGAAAGCACGGGCATTGATGAGGAGCGACCAATCTTTCATTCAAACTGATGCTGCCGTTAATCCAGGAAATAGTGGTGGTGCACTGGTGAACACCAATGGGGATTTGATAGGTATCAATACCGCCATATCTTCTCGTACAGGTTCATATGTTGGCTATTCTTTCGCTGTTCCTAGTAATATTGCTAAAAAAGTGATAGATGATATCATTGAATATGGGAATGTACAGAAGGGGTATATTGGCATTAACCCACCCAGAATGAATTCGCCTTATGCCATTGAAAATGGACTTAATGAAATTGAAGGTGTTTATATTGCCAAAGTTCAGGAAGATTCAGGAGCAGATGATGCTGAGCTATTAGAAGGGGATATTATAAAACAAGTTGATGAAATAAAAGTACAGCGTTTCGCAGATTTAACTGGTTATGTTTCCACAAAAAGACCCGGAGATTCTGTTGCCTTGTCAATTGATCGCGATGGCGAACTAATCGATATTTCTGTGATGTTAAAATCTCGACAGACCTTACATGTGCCTGAAATGGGACTTGAAATCAAGAATCTAAACGCAGAGGATAAAAAAACTTTTAAAACAAAAAAGGGAGTGAAAATTGTTGGTGTTCCTGAGTTATATAGAGATTATGGTTTGAACGGAAAAGTCATCATCGCCGTTGATGGTGAAGAAGTAGAAGATATTCAAGATGCCAAGACCTTGTTTGGTGGTATTTCAAAATATGGTAAAACAAGCATTACAATGCTCAATCAAAAAGGTGAACGGGAACGTATCATTTTTCAATAA
- the dapF gene encoding diaminopimelate epimerase has product MQHTFYKYQGTGNDFVMIDNRSKLFPKENINLIARLCDRRFGIGADGLILLENDETVDFKMVYFNSDGNQSSMCGNGGRCLVAFANYLGMISKETVFRAIDGLHEATITNGVVNLKMNNVDEIVVKPSSFFLDTGSPHHVQLVKDLGSFQVFEEGKKIRYGVYGQEGSNINFVESTGKATFAVRTYERGVEDETLSCGTGVTAVAIAMHKAKKVDSNVIDITTKGGALQVMFLEEFNKYSNVRLIGPAKQVFKGEMSW; this is encoded by the coding sequence ATGCAACATACCTTTTATAAATATCAGGGTACTGGAAATGATTTTGTGATGATTGATAATCGCTCAAAATTATTTCCTAAGGAGAATATCAATTTGATAGCTCGCTTATGCGACCGGAGGTTTGGAATCGGTGCAGACGGACTTATTTTGCTCGAAAACGACGAAACCGTCGATTTTAAAATGGTATATTTCAACTCTGATGGAAACCAAAGCTCTATGTGTGGAAATGGCGGAAGGTGTTTGGTTGCTTTCGCCAATTATCTAGGAATGATTTCAAAAGAAACTGTATTTAGAGCCATAGATGGTTTACATGAAGCCACAATTACTAATGGCGTTGTAAATTTAAAAATGAATAATGTTGATGAAATTGTGGTTAAACCAAGTTCATTTTTTCTAGATACGGGGTCTCCACACCATGTACAATTAGTCAAGGATTTGGGCTCATTTCAAGTTTTTGAAGAAGGCAAAAAAATTAGATATGGGGTTTATGGACAAGAAGGAAGCAATATTAATTTTGTAGAGTCTACTGGAAAGGCAACTTTTGCTGTTCGGACTTATGAACGAGGTGTTGAAGATGAAACTTTGTCTTGTGGTACAGGAGTTACTGCCGTTGCCATAGCAATGCACAAAGCGAAAAAGGTTGATTCAAACGTAATAGACATTACGACAAAAGGGGGCGCGCTACAGGTAATGTTTTTAGAAGAATTCAATAAATATAGTAATGTGCGTTTAATAGGCCCGGCCAAACAAGTTTTTAAAGGAGAGATGTCTTGGTAA